From a single Brassica napus cultivar Da-Ae chromosome C9, Da-Ae, whole genome shotgun sequence genomic region:
- the LOC125592323 gene encoding glycerophosphodiester phosphodiesterase GDPD6-like — MGGVKYCLPLLLLSLLIAECASRPLYTLPSLAKSGTKKPLQTSRPFNVAHRGANGEFPEETAPSYMRAIEEGADFIESDILSTKDGVLICHHDVNLDDTTDVADHKEFADRKRTYEVQGMNMTGFFTVDFTLEELKTLGAKQRYPFRDQQYNGKFPIITLDEYIAIALDATRVVGIYPEIKNPVFINQQVKWADGKKFEDKIVATLKKYGYKGSYMSKDWLKQPIFIQSFAATSLVYISNMTDSPKVFLIDDVTILTEDTNKTYAEITSDKYLDYIKPYVVGIGPWKDTIVPVDNNRLTTPTDLVARAHSRNLQVHPYTYRNENQFLHSGFHQDAYLEYDYWINKIGVDGLFTDFTGSLHNFQELTSPLPKLQ; from the exons ATGGGCGGTGTCAAGT ATTGTCTACCGTTGCTTTTACTGTCATTGTTGATTGCTGAATGTGCCTCAAGGCCATTGTATACTCTCCCAAGTCTAGCAAAATCTGGAACTAAGAAACCGCTTCAGACTTCTCGTCCATTCAATGTTGCACACAGAGGAGCAAACGGCGAGTTCCCTGAAGAAACTGCTCCTTCATATATG aGGGCAATTGAGGAAGGTGCAGATTTCATAGAATCAGACATTCTATCTACCAAAGACGGTGTTCTGATATGTCATCACGATGTTAATCTCGATGATACAACTGATGTTGCTGACCACAAGGAGTTTGCTGACCGTAAGAGAACTTATGAAGTTCAAGGGATGAACATGACCGGCTTCTTCACTG TTGATTTTACTCTGGAGGAGCTGAAAACACTTGGAGCTAAGCAGAGGTATCCTTTCAGGGATCAACAGTACAAtg GTAAGTTCCCAATTATTACTTTGGACGAGTATATAGCAATAGCACTGGATGCAACTAGAGTTGTTGGGATATATCCAGAGATCAAGAACCCTGTTTTCATCAATCAGCAA GTGAAATGGGCTGATGGTAAGAAGTTTGAGGATAAGATTGTGGCAACTTTGAAGAAATATGGATACAAAGGCTCATACATGTCTAAAGATTGGCTAAAACAGCCAATATTCATTCAGTCTTTTGCTGCAACTTCGCTTGTTTACATTTCAAACATGACTGACTCACCAAAGGTGTTCTTGATTGATGATGTCACTATCCTAACTGAAGACACTAATAAG ACATACGCTGAGATTACATCAGACAAATATTTAGATTACATTAAACCATATGTGGTTGGGATTGGTCCATGGAAAGACACTATCGTTCCTGTGGATAATAACCGTCTGACTACACCAACGGATTTGGTTGCAAGAGCACACTCACGTAACCTTCAG GTGCATCCATACACATACCGTAACGAGAACCAGTTTCTGCATTCCGGGTTTCATCAAGATGCGTATTTGGAGTATGATTATTGGATCAACAAGATTGGTGTTGATGGTTTGTTCACTGACTTCACTGGAAGTCTCCACAATTTCCAGGAGTTGACTTCTCCTTTGCCTAAGCTTCAGTGA
- the LOC111212140 gene encoding uncharacterized protein LOC111212140 produces the protein MDLWLIAATAATGLVTKHLQNVSKGKESFPEDLSYVKPESPRCCVVSSLARDNKPNEENFEDCVNGEDLDVLGVASEEICSDSFGNRAFLRRKQRYRRLVKPFYMENSVISRLHREEYMLSPFPSPCVAVSRPLVVTDGTKVIGKNNGDSLSQRARSCGIPRLRKLEASGLYVKRRVEKTSRTSDNGIGSKDAALLLCVGISIGIMSSFVANQTEVNKVKAELKETENGLKTKDSLTVNDDLHYGEKTAGNSESIGEIEAELVAELERLQINMNSSNIETQPSDFFELDQDFEVEFAQGELRDDDQVERQRFDETEFNQEEPCGGNFTPESGNYTVSPRELSLRLHKVINSRCEERIKELEIALQENQRKVEQLVMEADEKKKPYSSRLCESHAVKRDSIRKHNNPVVEVQPLVMNLAGPALDAFNDSYEELMDIKDDSEEEDLPYEMSVTSKSSPRSHKDYRKASSRTSEDVNLFLLQDLLGLSDEEDGESESEMEKQLIKQIVEKTKQGSSSVFNAQKMLSLMEEIEHNP, from the exons atggATCTTTGGCTAATAGCAGCTACTGCTGCTACAGGATTGGTAACCAAGCATTTGCAAAATGTATCCAAAGGTAAAGAAAGCTTTCCTGAGGATTTGTCTTATGTGAAGCCGGAATCTCCGAGATGTTGTGTGGTTAGCAGTTTGGCAAGAGACAATAAACCAAACGAAGAGAACTTCGAGGATTGCGTAAACGGGGAAGATTTGGATGTATTGGGAGTGGCTAGTGAGGAGATTTGTTCAGATTCTTTTGGGAACAGAGCGTTTCTCAGGAGAAAACAGCGATACAGGAGACTTGTCAAGCCTTTTTATATGGAGAACAGCGTAATATCTCGGTTACATAGAGAGGAATATATGCTTAGCCCGTTTCCATCACCATGTGTTGCAGTTTCAAGGCCCTTGGTTGTTACTGATGGTACAAAAGTAATTGGCAAGAACAATGGAGATTCTCTTAGCCAGCGAGCTCGGAGCTGTGGAATCCCTCGGCTAAGGAAGTTGGAAGCTTCAGGTCTTTATGTTAAGAGAAGAGTTGAAAAGACGAGTAGAACATCTGATAATGGGATTG gatcAAAAGATGCAGCATTGCTGCTATGCGTTGGGATTTCTATTGGGATAATGTCATCATTTGTAGCTAACCAAACGGAAGTAAACAAGGTCAAAGCAGAGTTAAAGGAGACGGAGAATGGGCTTAAGACGAAAGACTCATTGACAGTGAATGATGACTTACACTATGGAGAAAAGACAGCAGGGAATTCAGAATCTATTGGTGAAATCGAAGCAGAGCTTGTAGCTGAACTGGAAAGGCTACAGATCAACATGAACTCGTCCAACATTGAGACACAACCCTCAGATTTCTTCGAG CTGGATCAAGATTTTGAAGTAGAATTTGCGCAGGGCGAGCTGAGAGATGATGATCAGGTTGAAAGGCAGCGCTTTGATGAAACCGAGTTCAACCAGGAGGAACCTTGTGGAGGAAATTTCACACCTGAATCAGGAAACTATACAGTGTCACCTCGTGAGTTAAGCTTGCGTCTGCACAAAGTTATCAACTCACGTTGTGAGGAACGTATAAAAGAGCTTGAGATCGCCTTACAAGAGAACCAGAGGAAAGTAGAGCAGCTAGTCATGGAAGCAGATGAAAAGAAGAAACCATATTCATCAAGGTTATGTGAAAGCCATGCAGTGAAGAGAGACTCAATTCGTAAGCATAATAATCCTGTAGTAGAGGTTCAACCTCTGGTTATGAATCTAGCAGGGCCGGCACTTGATGCATTCAATGACTCTTATGAGGAACTGATGGATATAAAAGATgattctgaagaagaagatttaCCATATGAGATGTCTGTGACAAGCAAAAGCTCACCTCGGAGCCATAAAGATTACAGAAAGGCTTCCTCAAGAACTTCAGAGGATGTTAATTTATTTCTGCTGCAAGATCTACTTGGTTTGAGCGACGAAGAAGATGGAGAGTCTGAGAGTGAGATGGAGAAGCAACTGATAAAGCAGATCgttgagaaaacaaaacaagGATCTTCTTCTGTGTTTAATGCCCAGAAGATGCTCTCTCTCATGGAAGAAATAGAACATAATCCATGA
- the LOC111201344 gene encoding uncharacterized protein LOC111201344 gives MNNMSKNTSEPCQVCGDIGFVDLIMTCFYCREVREHTYCAKVYLMSPPDMWLCEVCRSSGRVLHVSSLVDIDTKDLTTDHGASGSKISGESSEKGSSSYTSPSTTNKPPFLAFPSPKRKRRTPRVPVDPEEADDQGPGVTPLPSSK, from the exons ATGAATAATATGAGCAAAAACACATCA GAGCCTTGTCAGGTATGTGGAGATATCGGCTTCGTGGATTTAATAATGACTTGTTTCTATTGCAGAGAAGTCAGAGAGCATAC CTATTGCGCAAAGGTCTATTTAATGTCACCCCCAGACATGTGGCTATGTGAAGTGTGCAGATCCTCAGGTCGCGTGTTACATGTCTCGAGTCTTGTTGACATAGATACGAAGGATTTAACAACCGATCATGGTGCTTCAGGCTCAAAGATCTCTGGCGAATCCTCTGAGAAAGGAAGTTCATCATATACATCTCCAAGCACGACAAACAAACCACCGTTTCTGGCGTTTCCTTCTCCAAAGAGAAAACGCAGGACGCCTCGAGTTCCAG TTGATCCTGAGGAAGCTGACGATCAAGGACCAGGTGTTACACCGTTACCTTCGTCTAAGTGA
- the LOC125592324 gene encoding PLASMODESMATA CALLOSE-BINDING PROTEIN 2-like — MAVLFLYLLSLLMAGYCSATWCVCKTGLSDSVLQRTLDYACGNGADCNPTHPKGSCFNPDNVRAHCSYAVNSFFQKKSQASESCNFTGTATPTTTDPSYSGCPFPSSVSGTGGGGSTTGGGGSTTGGGGSTTGGGGSTTGGGGSTTGSGGSTTGGGSSSTKTPGKSSPKGNSPITTFPGGNSPFTGTPTTGLLGGNITDATGTGLNPDYSNESTGFVFRNSNTLFLCLCSVLIMI; from the exons ATGGCTGTTCTGTTTCTCTATCTTCTCAGCCTCCTCATGGCTGGCTATTGTA GTGCCACATGGTGTGTGTGCAAAACAGGGCTGAGTGACTCAGTGCTACAAAGGACACTAGACTACGCATGTGGAAATGGAGCTGACTGTAACCCAACTCACCCAAAAGGGTCTTGCTTCAACCCTGACAATGTTAGAGCTCATTGTAGCTATGCTGTCAATAGCTTCTTTCAGAAGAAAAGTCAAGCTTCTGAGTCTTGTAATTTCACTGGTACCGCCactcctacaaccactgatccCA GCTATTCAGGATGTCCATTCCCTTCTAGTGTTAG TGGCACTGGAGGTGGTGGCAGCACCACTGGAGGTGGTGGCAGCACCACTGGAGGTGGTGGCAGCACCACTGGAGGTGGTGGCAGCACCACTGGAGGTGGTGGCAGCACCACTGGAAGTGGTGGCAGCACCACTGGCGGTGgtagcagcagcaccaagacGCCAGGCAAAAGCAGTCCAAAAGGAAACAGCCCTATCACAACATTTCCCGGTGGAAACAGTCCATTCACTGGCACACCAACCACCGGACTGCTAGGAGGCAATATCACTGATGCTACCGGAACCGGGTTAAACCCGGATTACTCAAACGAAAGCACCGGTTTCGTGTTCCGTAATTCCAACACCTTGTTCCTCTGCTTGTGTTCTGTCTTGATAATGatctga
- the LOC125574786 gene encoding flavonoid 3'-monooxygenase, giving the protein MTNLYLTILLPTFIFLIVLVLSRRRNNRLPPGPNPWPIIGNLPHMGPKPHQTLAAMVTTYGPILHLRLGFADVVVAASKSVAEQFLKVHDANFASRPPNSGAKHMAYNYQDLVFAPYGQRWRMLRKISSVHLFSAKALEDFKHVRQEEVGTLMRELARANTKPVNLGQLVNMCVLNALGREMIGRRLFGADADHKAEEFRSMVTEMMALAGVFNIGDFVPALDCLDLQGVAGKMKRLHKRFDAFLSSILEEHETMKNGQDQKHTDMLSTLISLKGTDFDGEGGTLTDTEIKALLLNMFTAGTDTSASTVDWAIAELIRHPEIMRKAQEELDSVVGRGRPINESDLSQLPYLQAVIKENFRLHPPTPLSLPHIASESCEINGYHIPKGSTLLTNIWAIARDPDQWTDPLSFRPERFLPGGEKAGVDVKGNDFELIPFGAGRRICAGLSLGLRTIQLLTATLVHGFEWELAGGVTPEKLNMEETYGITLQRAVPLVVHPKPRLDMSAYGLGSA; this is encoded by the exons ATGACTAATCTTTACCTCACAATCCTTCTCCCTACTTTCATATTCCTTATCGTTCTCGTCTTATCTCGCCGCCGCAACAACCGTCTCCCTCCAGGTCCAAACCCATGGCCCATCATCGGAAACCTCCCTCACATGGGCCCTAAACCCCATCAAACACTAGCCGCCATGGTAACCACATACGGACCTATCCTCCACCTACGGCTAGGGTTCGCCGACGTTGTGGTTGCCGCCTCTAAATCCGTGGCCGAACAGTTCTTGAAAGTTCATGATGCCAATTTCGCTAGCCGACCACCTAACTCCGGAGCCAAACACATGGCATATAACTATCAAGATCTTGTCTTTGCGCCTTATGGACAACGATGGAGAATGTTGAGGAAGATTAGTTCTGTTCATTTATTTTCAGCTAAAGCTCTTGAAGATTTCAAACATGTTCGACAG GAAGAGGTTGGAACACTCATGCGCGAGCTAGCGCGTGCAAACACGAAACCAGTGAACCTAGGCCAGTTGGTAAACATGTGCGTACTCAACGCCCTTGGACGAGAGATGATCGGACGGCGACTGTTCGGCGCCGATGCCGATCACAAAGCGGAGGAGTTTCGATCAATGGTCACAGAAATGATGGCTCTCGCCGGAGTATTCAACATCGGAGATTTCGTGCCCGCACTTGATTGTTTAGATTTACAAGGCGTCGCTGGTAAAATGAAACGTCTACACAAGAGGTTCGACGCTTTTCTATCGTCGATCTTGGAAGAGCACGAGACGATGAAGAACGGCCAGGATCAAAAGCACACGGACATGCTTAGCACTTTAATCTCGCTTAAGGGAACTGATTTTGACGGTGAGGGTGGAACTCTAACGGATACTGAGATCAAAGCCTTGCTATTG AACATGTTTACGGCCGGAACTGACACGTCAGCAAGTACGGTGGACTGGGCCATAGCTGAATTAATCCGTCACCCGGAAATAATGAGAAAAGCCCAAGAAGAGCTTGATTCCGTCGTCGGACGTGGAAGGCCCATTAACGAGTCGGACCTTTCTCAGCTTCCGTACCTTCAG GCGGTTATCAAAGAGAATTTCAGGCTCCATCCACCAACACCACTCTCGTTACCACACATCGCATCAGAGAGCTGTGAGATCAACGGCTATCATATCCCCAAAGGATCAACCCTTTTAACAAACATATGGGCCATAGCCCGTGACCCGGACCAATGGACCGACCCGTTATCGTTTCGACCCGAGAGATTTTTACCCGGTGGTGAAAAAGCCGGCGTTGATGTGAAAGGAAACGACTTCGAGCTTATACCGTTCGGAGCCGGGAGGAGAATCTGCGCCGGGTTGAGTTTAGGGCTACGGACGATTCAGTTACTGACGGCGACGCTTGTTCACGGATTTGAATGGGAACTGGCCGGAGGAGTTACGCCGGAGAAGCTCAACATGGAGGAGACTTATGGGATTACTCTACAAAGAGCGGTTCCTTTGGTTGTGCATCCTAAGCCAAGGTTGGATATGAGTGCTTACGGACTCGGATCGGCTTAA
- the LOC106446116 gene encoding uncharacterized protein LOC106446116: protein MLVTGIKKKDEILLSQASVALPGFVDAIQLVFMAAVPQIKEIVPQNETVVDIESDSDSESGCNEPQAEEGEEKDATESTTPQSPVRYCVNPAHVKALDEEAKVEPISMFEDTTHSPQDLVWDDEAEDDTVDNMVRLIKESSVFKKTT from the exons ATGCTTGTTACTGGGATCAAAAAGAAAGACGAGATTCTACTCTCACAGGCCAGTGTGGCTTTGCCTGGGTTCGTTGACGCGATCCAGCTTGTATTTATGGCGGCGGTACCTCAGATCAAAGAGATTGTTCCACAGAATGAAACTGTGGTAGATATTGAGTCGGATTCCGATTCAGAATCAGGATGTAACGAGCCTCAAGCAGAAGAGGGAGAAGAGAAAGATGCTACTGAATCAACTACACCTCAATCGCCGGTTAGATACTGTGTAAATCCAGCACACGTTAAAGCTCTAGACGAGGAAGCCAAG GTTGAGCCGATATCCATGTTTGAGGACACCACACATTCCCCACAAGACCTTGTTTGGGATGATGAGGCTGAAGATGATACTGTCGACAACATGGTCCGTCTAATAAAAGAAAGTAGCGTTTTCAAGAAAACAACATGA
- the LOC106449598 gene encoding protein Asterix isoform X1: MSHSHGNVSSGNDPRQPLAAKPYTPRPVAPEDLPVDYSGFIAVILGVSGVMFRYKICSWLAIIFCAQSLANMRNLENDLKQISMAMMERKMRNTCKPNVQVQIPFIDFLIIL; encoded by the exons atgtCTCACAGTCATGGGAACGTTTCGTCGGGGAACGATCCACGGCAACCTTTGGCGGCGAAGCCTTACACTCCGCGGCCTGTTGCGCCGGAGGATCTTCCGGTTGACTACTCTGGATTCATCGCCGTTATCCTCGGCGTCTCTGGCGTTATGTTCAGG TATAAGATCTGCTCGTGGCTTGCGATTATATTCTGTGCACAGTCTCTGGCCAACATGAGGAACTTGGAGAATGATTTGAAGCAAATATCCATGGCTATGAT ggAAAGAAAAATGCGCAACACTTGTAAGCCGAATGTTCAGGTTCAGATACCATTTATAGACTTTCTTATAATCTTATGA
- the LOC106449598 gene encoding protein Asterix isoform X2 has translation MSHSHGNVSSGNDPRQPLAAKPYTPRPVAPEDLPVDYSGFIAVILGVSGVMFRYKICSWLAIIFCAQSLANMRNLENDLKQISMAMMFAVMGLVTNYLGPNRPAAKK, from the exons atgtCTCACAGTCATGGGAACGTTTCGTCGGGGAACGATCCACGGCAACCTTTGGCGGCGAAGCCTTACACTCCGCGGCCTGTTGCGCCGGAGGATCTTCCGGTTGACTACTCTGGATTCATCGCCGTTATCCTCGGCGTCTCTGGCGTTATGTTCAGG TATAAGATCTGCTCGTGGCTTGCGATTATATTCTGTGCACAGTCTCTGGCCAACATGAGGAACTTGGAGAATGATTTGAAGCAAATATCCATGGCTATGAT GTTTGCTGTTATGGGATTGGTCACAAACTACTTGGGGCCTAATAGGCCCGCAGCAAAGAAATAA
- the LOC106446114 gene encoding uncharacterized protein LOC106446114, producing MSISQFHPPASPSPASSMRLWRPAAQRNLRNQWLKMSACRKQWTAACSVGTSHANSLVDSYLSQTFVPMMKFGVLSDVFDIKKKALNKLSKQQSSYRDKLLSSYKEMVAAVVEMVNVSRSLRCYMKPSSGSIVQFSGSKEDSKDSGDCGGIPVFSFWDISAFEKMAEELVEMFKREVMLKRLLMMELVSLSSEVPQPVKLSWADELYQGEFDDLSKCSLYSTEVSELILPRLKEDNLCISSVSHTNQPTADMLHMYLITWAAEVNIDTHRRDEILAMVGEEIRLACF from the exons ATGAGCATCTCACAGTTTCATCCGCCTGCTTCTCCATCACCAGCGTCGTCGATGAGGCTATGGAGACCAGCTGCTCAGCGGAATCTTAGGAACCAGTGGTTAAAAATGTCAGCTTGTCGGAAACAGTGGACCGCCGCTTGTTCTGTCGGAACGTCTCACGCTAATTCCCTCGTCGATTCGTATCTCTCCCAAAC GTTTGTGCCAATGATGAAATTTGGTGTGTTGAGTGACGTGTTTGATAtcaagaagaaagctttgaaCAAGCTGTCTAAGCAACAG AGTTCCTATCGAGACAAGCTTCTGTCATCGTACAAGGAAATG GTAGCTGCTGTTGTTGAGATGGTGAATGTAAGTAGATCTCTGAGATGTTATATGAAGCCGAGTAGCGGGTCAATTGTACAGTTCTCTGGCTCTAAGGAAGACTCAAAGGATTCTGGAGACTGCGGTGGCATCCCTGTGTTTAGTTTTTGGGACATCTCTGCATTTG AGAAGATGGCTGAGGAGCTTGTGGAAATGTTCAAACGCGAAGTAATGCTCAAG AGATTGCTCATGATGGAACTGGTTTCTTTAAGCTCTGAAGTTCCTCAACCTGTCAAGCTCAGTTGGGCAGATGAGCTTTACCAAGGGGAATTTGATGATCTATCCAAATGTTCGTTATATTCTACGGAAGTCTCTGAGCTAATTCTCCCCAGACTGAAAGAAGATAATCTCTGCATTTCTTCTGTATCACATACCAACCAGCCAACCGCTGACATGTTGCAT ATGTACTTGATAACCTGGGCTGCAGAGGTGAACATTGACACCCAtag GAGGGATGAGATATTAGCGATGGTGGGGGAAGAAATCAGACTCGCCTGCTTCTAA